In the Colletotrichum lupini chromosome 4, complete sequence genome, agtaattaggtatagagcgtaatatacttagttttctttaatacgtaatatatagtacggccccggcggattgctccgttagggggatataagtagttatatagtattagtattttaaatagcttagttttttaatccttactttttaaatagttaggacgagctttttaagttCTATTAGCGCAAGATatttagatttaaaatactaaaactaggctatatttaattagttattccttaagtaatataaagaacgtaaatactaagcactatattaaaattatattaataagtaaagactaatttttaaatagaaaataaaataaatagggcttatattttaaaaaaaaaaaaaattaactttcctttcgagctatttaataataacgtttttaaattcgttactaaactaaagggtataattaaaacctaagtactaaatactagttttttaaaaaagagcttttaatacgacgtttatataaaagttcttaataaaactaatattataaaaaataaaatactttattttaggcccctttagttctataaggatattttatataatcctcgttcccttaataataataaataagaggctattttaaaatctatattctctaaactattactttattaaataaaatctaattttaaaaataattagttattaataaagtaaatagtactataattatttataactatacttttaaaaaggaagcataagctaataaaagggatataaataataataagattactattcttattcccctctatacttagtttaaaGAGTAGAccgacgttaataattataactataatatttaaaaaataagttcttttaaaattctttttattacttagcttattaattttcatcgttttttttaaagcgacctcggttattattattttatttaataagggattttatataaatctagcctttttaaataaagttaatacggaggttaatatacttttcttagtttaaataagaaattattttttaaatattattattacttagctaaatatattcttattttatcttacttattaaaataagctctatttttatatagtttattagtttttaataataagaccccttataaaaatagttaataaacgaGTTAAGAGTTGCTTCGTTTTATTTAGGGAaatctaaataacttattaatattatgaatattataggggttcgtttataacttttactatatattacttttttatagaaaaagttattaaaaatcttaatataataccttatattaaaaatcgcttcccttttttattttagtttaataattttaataagctcttaattagactaatttaaaattaagtaatatataattatataaaaaaaggtttttaaagcGAGGGTACTTTagactttaaatagcttaagctatattacttaataataaactaaaaaaaagtttttaatttaagttaataagctaatattaaagtttaccctatttataactatattaaatttcttttttataattataaacgaactAAAATCGCTTAATACGtacctttatttaaaaacctaaattataatataaaagaagtaatttaaaaaattaataagctctttttttatattctctaagattttttaagtaatcataaaagaaatttagtaatttattaatttatataatctctctttttataaataagagatcgttttaaatatagtttattaaataaaaaagatatgtttttaaataaaacgtacttaatttactattataattttcggttttattaaagtaattagttatttaatttaattatttctatttaaaagttcgattatagcctcgctttttaattatttagtttattattaaataaactccttaaatctttattagtatttaatcgaagctactttatatatttaattttaaataatattttatattttaatatattctttaattaaaaaaatagacttagtaaaaagtaacggatttaataaaaaaataaaattatttaagtttagtaagtcctaaatattttttaattaagcctTAATTcgtaaaataaagtattatttaagctaatctcgttaataattaagcttttacttaggaatattaatagttttttttaaaaaatattaatttatttaaaaataaagttaataaatataataagggttaaataatattataaaaaaggatataataaactatagttcttaaaaaataactttttaataaaaatataggggtctaagttagagctaagtttataattattataaagttattataagggtattaatatatattaaaaaaacggttatttattaaaaataaaaaataagtataaggctcgttttaatataaagggtataagtaaaataggccttagtaattatataaccgaggttatataacgtataataaggctatagatagttaaagctattacgatAAAATgcatattagttataaacatACTCTCGATTCTGCATCTCGACCCTGGCACGTCCGGTGACAGGGACTGGCTGCATGGAATAGCATTTAGCGAGCGGCGCGGGCAGTACCGGGCGGCTACGCGGCTTGCATCCGCAAACCCTCGTTCCGCACCCGTAACTTGACACTTCCATCTTTATGGACTCGCATTAGGGTATTATACACCCAAAATACTGTGCTATCAATTCACATATGGCTCGTAGAGCTCTTTCATCCATTATCGTGCGGAGTCCCAGGAGTCCAGACAACTCCACTCCATTCTTTTTGAGTTCTGAAGGGTGTGGGACAAAGATGCCTGGGCATGAGACGGTCTCTAAGAAACGCATATGAGTTCGGTTGTGGTAAATACATGGTAAATTGGGAAGTCATTATTGAGCCTTGAAGCTGTAATAGCAATCCAGTCAAAGGAAAGTTGAGTGGTGGCATCTTACGGGGGGAATGATAGTCTGCCGACATTCATATGTTTACCTCAGTATTAAGGATACGAAAAAAATAGTATCCACAGCTTCGGCTTTCTAGATCGCCGACGGATTTTTAGAGAACACGAAAATTGATTATTCGTAGGCTACAACTCAGTATAAGCTTTCATTGTAGGCCAAATTGGGATTATCGAGTTCTAGTTCCACTCTTAGTCTTCGAGTCTCAGTGAAGGTCTTAATCTCGATGTGGCAAGTGGCACAACTCCGCATTCGGCTTGGCTTCCGAAGTCTTGGTTGCTATGCGAACGATACGAGCACTGCCTCGCGGAGCTCCATCGGCTTTAAACACCGTCCACCCATTTCTTCGGCCGGCGTCAACGTCAGCATCAGCGAATGGAGGCTCGGAATCTTGGAATTCCCCGCCCTTCCGACTTCCCGCCAATCTTGGATCATAAACTCGAGATCTATAGAAAACCTGCTGAGTGGGTGTGTCTGCTGCCGGTAGATCTCACCTCTCTTTCAGGTAACATCACATAGGTGCTTCCAGGGGTTCGTCCGCGACTTCGGATAAGAACCGGGCCCATATCCGGCACGGAAGTGTCAAGGAGCATCGGACGCGATGGAGGTCCTTCCGGAGCGGAGGATCGCAGCCAAAATTTCGAAGAAACCGCACAGAAAATCCAAGCTTGGATGCCACACTTGCAAGAGACGTAAAATCAAGGTTCGTCTGATGATATACTGCTACCCTGCACGCCATCTCTTCTTTTAGTGATGGATCCTTGGGCCTTACTGGGCTTAGTATCGTCCATGCACCAGACCACAACACCTCGGCCGGATTCACACAATATGACCCATTCGCGCACCTAATTTCCTTGACACTGCTTTACCTGCTAATGCTGGCTTCCCATAGTGCGACGAACTGAAGCCAGCATGTCAAAACTGCGTGCGTCACCTGGTGACGTGCGACTTCCTGCAAAGTCGCTCGATGGCGATATCGATGCGCAGCATGCAAATCACCTTGCAAACAAGCCTTGACGCCAGAAGCGCAGACGACCCAGAGACATCTATCAGACCGGCGCCAGCTATCGACCAAGCCCTAAACTTTGTCGATTTGGAGCTGATCCACAACTTCACTACCGCCGTATTCATGACACTATCAACAGATGACCTCGTCCGCCAGGTGTGGCGAGTCTCGGTAGTCCGCATGGCGCTTAAATGCGAGTATGTCATGCGAACTTTGCTCTCCATATCGGCTCTACATCTAGCCCACCAGCGGCCAGAACGAAAGGAGGCTCTCGTGGCTAAGGCCCTGCTTTATCATCGATCAGCCTCAAGAGAAGCAATGGAGTTGATGAGCGCTCTTGATGAACGAAATGCAGAGAACTTGTTCTTGTTTTCACTTCTTACAATATTTTTCGGTAAGTGATCACTACGTGATCGGATCACGAAATGAATTGTTGCACCTCGTTTTCCCCTTCCTATCTTCCAGTCAATTCGAGATTTCGCCTGCACGGGCAGTACGCTTGCTTACAAAACTCAGCTCTGGCATCGGGACGCTATCTGAAGGAATCAGTGGTTGTCTGGGAATCCGCGTTCCCGGACTGGACATTCCTCCTATCTGGAGCTTGTTCTCTCATCAAACTCCTCAATTCGAAAAACTACGAGGGTCCCTTGACCCCTCTGTTGACATACGCAAAAGAACGATTCTTTACTGCGCGTGATGACTTGCGAGCTCGACCAGCCGCCTTGGAAAGTCTACGAAAGCGtgtcagcagcagcaatatTGACAAAGAATTGTTACGCATCCACAATTTGGCCATTGACGAATTAGGTTACCCTCTTTCTCTTGCTCTGCACAGTGGAGGCCGTGGTATGGACATCATGGATATGTTCATCTGGAAATACTTCGTGTCGGATGAGTTCCTACCTTTACTTAAAGAGCCGAGGGCGAATCAAGAGGCCATTGTTATTTGTGCCCACTTTTGTGTTGTGCTGAAGAGATTAGAGAGTCAGTGGTGGCTTCAGGGCTGGTCGATTCATCTTATATCACAGGCGTGGGAGTTGCTAGATGAGAGCCATAAGCCTTGGATCCAGTGGCCGATGGAGGAGCTAGGATGGGTGCCCCCAAGCTAATCATAGGGAATAAGGTCATGAGCTATGGGACTTGGAAGCCAGATTATGAAGATGAAACGGGTACCAAACCGGGTAGTCGTAGCTTGTGTAACTATGGCAGCATCATGTAGGCGAGGCTGTCACCACAATCTTTGCGAAACCAGCAATGTAACGACTCAACGAAGAGACATATTGATAACTCAGTTGCACACAGAATAACCAAAATCCGTGAGCGCGGTATAATAGCGAATGCTGTGCCAGTTAAGGGGTTTACGGAATATACAATCAAGCACCACACACTGAGGAGCCAATGAGGAGGTACGATGCCTCCACTCCTTACGGCAATCAATTCCCTCGTATCGCATATCTTCCAACCGTGTTCGGCTAGGACGCCGCATATTCGAAGGAGACACCTGCTAAGCCGTCCATTTCTCTTATGATTCAACGAGAAACCATCGAGAACCACGTCCTTTTATCTCCTGCAAGCAGCTCCATTTTAGGGCAAGCAGTCGCTCTGCTTCAGCCTGATACGCGGAAATCAATACCCTCATAGTTACCCCGAGACATTGATTAGTTTTCGTCCCGTTCCCTGCACCAATGGCCGATAATGGAAGAAGCAAGCTCAGTCATCAGTGTTACCAAGTTATTGCTTAAATAGGCAGGTTCTATCGTGCTTCTACAGTTGGACGAAAGGCCGTCTTGGCAGCGCTTGGCATACTAGCAGTAACAAGCAGTTGAATTAATACAGTGCAACCACACACCGCTAGCGCTAGTTGTGAAGCTTGTCTGCCATTCGACCAACAATAAGACTCATCCCACGTCTTCCGCCCGGCCCCTCATGAAGGCCAGGTTGATCAACAGATCAATTTAAGCTTATCGGTCGAAGCCGGCGCCCGACCGTATCACGACGAGCATATTGTCCCCCTCAGCCTGATCGCTTCATGCAAGGAGAGAAGCTCTGCCGGGCCACAGGACAAGTCCCCACACTAATCTGACTCTCTCTCACTTGGCTAtcaataatactaacttgaCCACAGAACGGAGAAGGTAGCAGATATCGAACCCCGCGGTTTCCACGGGTGCTTTTTTGGAAACCCCGACTCAACCTCAGCTGCAACTGAGTCTTGGTATCAGCCAGATGAGGAAGGCGTATGAAGCAATGGAAAGACAAGTCTCGGGCTCGTTTCCGGTTTCCTTCTATCAGCTGACGCGCCTTTTTACTTTTGTAGTACAGTTGTCATTGGGCTTCCTGTTAGGGCATCGTTCCAAGCCGATTCAGCTCGCTGCAACGTACTAGGCAACTTTCAGAGCCCCGAGAATAGAAGCCCAACAACGACAAGATGACTTACATCAAGAGAGACTTAGGATCGAGTATATATAGCCTAGATCTCTTGCCATCAAGGTTCCCCTTCTTAGCTCGACATCCCTCTCAGTCTCACAACTCCTATCCAAGTCGCCTGTTCGCTCCCCGGTCCCCGGCTCACTCTTGTCAATATGCACTTCAACCTCGCTCTCGTCGCGGCTCTTGCCGCCTCCGTTTCTGCCGCGGTCACCCCCGCCGTTAGATTCGGCTGTGCCACCGAGGAGCCGTCCGCCGAGCACATCGAGATCTCCAAGAAGCTTGCTGAGGAGGAGGCCGCCAATAACGGTACTGTCAGCCTGGCTGCTCTGGCCACCATCACCGTTCCTACCTACTTCCACATCGTGGCTTCCTCCCAGACTGTGGCCAATGGATACATCACCGtaagatctcttagcttcaTAGCTTCATGTTCTTTCTCCAGCTTCACTTTAAGCACGTTTCACAGAGGACGGTCACTTACATGGGATATGCGTGTAGGACAAGATGGTCACCGACCAGTTGGCCGTGATGAACTCCAACTTCGCCCCCCACGGCATCCAGTTCAACCTGGTCGAGACTACTCGTACCATTAACTCCGCCTGGGCCGGCTACAGCAGCCAGACCGCCATGAAGACTGCACTCCGCAAGGGTGACTACGGCAGTCTCAACCTGTACTTCCTCAAGAGCGTCGGAGGTGCTTTCGGAATCTGCACGTTCCCCACCACCGCCTCCCCCGGCTCCTCCGCTTTCATCGCCGACGGCTGCACCATCCTGTCGTCCACCGTTCCCGGCGGAAGCGAGACCAACTTCAACCTCGGAAAGACTGCCACCCACGAGATTGGTCACTGGTTCGGTCTGTACCACACCTTCCAGGGCGGTTGCAACGGTGGAGACTCCGTTGCCGATACCCCTGCCCAGgctagctcttcttccggATGCCCTGTCGGCCGTGACTCTTGCCCCAGCATCGCCGGCCTCGATCCCATCCACAACTACATGGACTACTCCTACGAGTAAGTTACTACCCCGCTTGGAATCACAAAAGCTTCTTGCTGACGTATGAAACAGCTCTTGCTACGAGGAGTTCACCGCTGGCCAGCAGACCCGCATGCTGAGCTTCTGGAACAACTACCGCGCCTAAGCTGTCCGCGTTTGCGCACCTAATTGACTTGGACACTGGCACGATATAACTACAGCATACACCATGTAGCGTCTCTTATGTGTATGTAGTTTGAATCCAAAGTTGTGCCTAAAAGAGCCTGAACTTCACGTTGTTAAGTTCTGTCTTCAAGCCTCAGACTATTGTCTTGCGTCCAGAATTACGGGGTTCCCGATGACCTCACCTTGTTCGTCAATATCATTGCAGAGTTCAACAGTAGACTTTAGGAGTTTTCTGAACAGGGAAGAGCAGAGGCAACTTGTAAGTTGCATGCCTCCCAGACAGGTGCTCTACGCAAGTTCTTCGCGTTTTGATCCACACCTTCTAAGTTACTTGAGGCTTTATCGCATCTTTTTGAATCACACAATATGAACTGCCGACGGAAGCTACTAAGCGCATTGAAATATTTGGCATCAATTTCCTTAGAGACTCAATGTCATTCATGGCTTGTTTAGGCTTTAGCCTACGGATAACTGCAACCTTGTCCCTGGCGTGCCATTCTCAACTCTCCACTTGCCTTCAAACTCTTTCCTCGACCGTACCGTGATAGGAATCGGCTCAGCAGGAGAATGCAACGCTACAAAGAGACCTTCAACCTTGGGCATTCTCCACTCCCTTCCAGATGGGCCTTCGCCCTTGAAATCTGGCGCAATTTCAAAGTCGAGTTTCAAAGTCATCAACGCAATCAGCGTCATAGTACCAGTAGTCGCAAACCACCGTGCAGGACAGACGTGAGGTGCCACGCCCCAAATGGGAAAGGAGTGAGGTGCCAAGTCCCCTGGAGAGGCTACGCCCGGCGCATCAGgcttcttcttcatctttATGAACCGGTAGGCATCAAAGGAGGTAGGGTCTGGACCCCACGTTTCCTCGTTGCGGAGGATTGGAATGCCGTTGATCTGGACATAGTTGCCGCTTTTGAGGAGCTGAGCCTTATCGTCTACAGTGATTGTCGTGTCGCGAAGAACCTCTCGGATGTGTGCGTGGATGGTGTGCAGGCGCTGCGCCTCCTGAATCGAGGACAGTAGTAGCGGACATGCCGACTTGATGACGGAGATGTCCAAGCTGAACTCGCCATTTTCGTCCTTCTTGACTGCCTTGCGTACTTCATCGCGGATCGCATCGACAAGCCACGGGCGAGAGAACACCTCAAAGACGGACCACCACGTTGTTGGGACGTAGTTGGCCAGCATGGCAATGTCAAAACCAACATTTATACGCCCAATATCGCGCGGCGATACTCCGTTTTCGGCCATAATCCGTGATCGACCCTTGAGAAGGCCTGAGGCTGTCTCTGTGCCCCCGAGGCGAACATATTCTTCGTCTCGTAGACCGTTACGTTCCCGAGCTTGCATTGCCCTTTTCGCAAACAGCTCTGCAATGATACCTCCCGGAAGAAGCAAGTGTGCCTTATCAGCGAAGGTCCTGTAGATTGTCAGCTTCTCATCTAGAACTCAGTCCCCTCACACGAAGTC is a window encoding:
- a CDS encoding metalloprotease translates to MADNGRSKLIGRKAVLAALGILAVTSNSSHVFRPAPHEGQVDQQINLSLSVEAGARPYHDEHIVPLSLIASCKERSSAGPQDKTEKVADIEPRGFHGCFFGNPDSTSAATESWYQPDEEGLSLGFLLGHRSKPIQLAATLTTPIQVACSLPGPRLTLVNMHFNLALVAALAASVSAAVTPAVRFGCATEEPSAEHIEISKKLAEEEAANNGTVSLAALATITVPTYFHIVASSQTVANGYITDKMVTDQLAVMNSNFAPHGIQFNLVETTRTINSAWAGYSSQTAMKTALRKGDYGSLNLYFLKSVGGAFGICTFPTTASPGSSAFIADGCTILSSTVPGGSETNFNLGKTATHEIGHWFGLYHTFQGGCNGGDSVADTPAQASSSSGCPVGRDSCPSIAGLDPIHNYMDYSYDSCYEEFTAGQQTRMLSFWNNYRA